A single region of the Streptomyces sp. NBC_01262 genome encodes:
- a CDS encoding SLATT domain-containing protein, which yields MSQPDMYPEPEEAPQETRGALPRREDLRALPFPLGDWGEPAERLEELYRWAEEGALRTTDWYLADRVWKRRGARALRGGAALGMATGAVLALTGPYQWGYVALLGAVVCVGLDRAFGLTSGWMRDVATAQAVQRRLDALRFDWASESVREVLGPTEGTAAEAAERCLGVLRRFSDDVSELVRTETADWMVDFRAGSAPLRTQSLAGWGQRQESGAPVGRFPLLPGGRPNMPRQRPPEGPRAS from the coding sequence GTGAGCCAGCCGGACATGTACCCCGAGCCCGAGGAGGCTCCGCAGGAGACGCGGGGCGCACTGCCGCGCCGCGAGGACCTGCGGGCGCTGCCGTTCCCGCTGGGCGACTGGGGCGAGCCGGCGGAGCGGCTGGAAGAGCTGTACCGGTGGGCGGAGGAAGGCGCGCTGCGCACCACGGACTGGTATCTGGCGGACCGGGTGTGGAAGCGCCGCGGCGCCCGCGCCCTGCGGGGCGGGGCGGCCCTGGGCATGGCGACGGGCGCGGTGCTGGCGCTGACCGGCCCGTACCAGTGGGGCTATGTCGCGCTGCTCGGCGCGGTCGTGTGCGTGGGCCTGGACCGGGCGTTCGGGCTGACGTCCGGGTGGATGCGGGATGTCGCGACCGCGCAGGCCGTGCAGCGGCGGCTGGACGCGCTGCGCTTCGACTGGGCGTCGGAGTCCGTACGCGAGGTGCTCGGCCCGACCGAGGGCACGGCGGCGGAGGCGGCGGAGCGCTGCCTGGGCGTGCTGCGCCGGTTCAGCGACGACGTGTCGGAGCTCGTACGGACCGAGACCGCCGACTGGATGGTGGACTTCCGGGCCGGGAGCGCGCCCCTGCGCACGCAGTCCTTGGCGGGCTGGGGGCAGCGCCAGGAGAGCGGCGCGCCCGTGGGGCGTTTTCCGCTGCTGCCGGGCGGGCGGCCGAACATGCCGAGGCAGCGCCCGCCGGAGGGACCCCGGGCCAGCTGA